From one Streptomyces sp. N50 genomic stretch:
- a CDS encoding MerR family transcriptional regulator, with amino-acid sequence MTVTEAATERLIRIGEVARGAGVSVRAVRYYEQQGLLVAERSPSGQRLYRQDAVPLVLFVQQMYAAGLTSKRITELLPCFDSGHTDAQQRAMLRAERERIQAKVDDLQAALDHLDQVIAITDTHP; translated from the coding sequence ATGACTGTCACAGAGGCCGCGACCGAGCGGCTGATCCGCATCGGCGAGGTGGCACGAGGCGCCGGCGTCTCAGTGCGCGCCGTGCGCTACTACGAGCAGCAGGGGCTGCTCGTCGCGGAACGCAGCCCGTCCGGCCAGCGCCTGTACCGGCAGGACGCCGTCCCCCTGGTCCTCTTCGTCCAGCAGATGTACGCCGCCGGCCTCACCAGCAAGAGGATCACCGAACTCCTGCCGTGCTTCGACTCCGGGCACACCGACGCCCAGCAACGAGCCATGCTGCGAGCCGAGCGCGAGCGCATCCAGGCCAAGGTCGACGACCTGCAGGCCGCCCTGGACCACCTCGACCAGGTCATCGCGATCACGGACACACACCCGTAG
- a CDS encoding SDR family oxidoreductase, giving the protein MDINNSVALVTGANRGLGRAFSQRLLERGARKVYATARRPETVDLPGVEVLPLDITDPASVRAVAEAAPDVSLLVNNAGINTGTDLVTGSLDALRRELDTNMFGHLGMIREFAPALARNGGGAIVNVLSAMSWFGGSGANAYHLTKAAAWAMTNGVRLELAEQGTLVTAVHLGLADTDMAAGWPVAKLAPSDLADAALDGVETGSAEVLADQWSRDIKSRLPLTPEEFNAAMDRALAALMAA; this is encoded by the coding sequence ATGGACATCAACAACTCCGTCGCCCTTGTCACCGGAGCCAACCGCGGCCTGGGCCGCGCCTTCTCCCAGCGCCTGCTCGAACGGGGCGCCCGCAAGGTCTACGCGACGGCCCGCCGACCGGAGACCGTGGATCTGCCCGGGGTCGAGGTGCTGCCCCTCGACATCACCGATCCCGCATCGGTGAGGGCCGTTGCCGAGGCCGCCCCGGACGTCTCGCTCCTCGTCAACAACGCGGGCATCAACACGGGAACCGACCTGGTGACCGGTTCGCTGGATGCGCTGCGGCGCGAGCTGGATACCAACATGTTCGGCCACCTGGGAATGATCCGGGAGTTCGCGCCGGCACTCGCCAGGAACGGCGGGGGCGCGATCGTCAACGTCCTCTCCGCCATGTCGTGGTTCGGGGGCAGCGGCGCCAATGCCTACCACCTGACCAAGGCCGCCGCCTGGGCCATGACCAACGGCGTCCGCCTTGAGCTCGCCGAGCAGGGCACGCTCGTCACAGCGGTACACCTCGGCCTGGCCGACACCGACATGGCCGCGGGTTGGCCCGTGGCCAAGCTCGCTCCGTCGGACCTGGCCGACGCGGCACTCGACGGTGTCGAGACGGGCTCCGCCGAGGTCCTCGCCGACCAGTGGAGCCGGGACATCAAGTCCCGTCTGCCGCTGACGCCGGAAGAGTTCAACGCCGCGATGGACCGAGCCCTGGCGGCGCTGATGGCGGCCTGA
- a CDS encoding glucose 1-dehydrogenase, with product MSMRLEGRTALVTGSTSNIGRAITEAFAREGAYVAVSGRSAERGQEVVAGIRARGGRAEFVRADLDGSAAASRTLAQEATRVLGGRIDVLVNNAGIFPQTSTASTDEKTFDQVYAVNVKAPFFLTAAVAPAMVEAGGGVIINLGSWIARLGIPSALYSSTKGAVETLTRAWAAEFGPQGVRVNAISPGVVLTPVPGESHPAEIMMKGTPAGRMGTPDEVAKAAVYLAGDDSSFVHGIVLDVDGGRTTAAVIAN from the coding sequence ATGTCCATGCGCCTTGAAGGCAGGACCGCCCTGGTCACAGGGTCGACCAGCAACATCGGGCGGGCGATCACGGAGGCCTTCGCTCGCGAGGGGGCGTATGTCGCCGTCTCCGGGCGCAGTGCCGAGCGCGGCCAGGAGGTCGTCGCCGGGATCCGCGCACGCGGCGGCCGTGCCGAGTTCGTGCGGGCCGACCTGGACGGCAGCGCCGCCGCCTCACGGACGCTGGCCCAGGAGGCGACGCGGGTCCTCGGCGGCCGTATCGACGTCCTGGTCAACAACGCCGGCATCTTTCCCCAGACCAGCACGGCGTCCACCGACGAGAAGACTTTCGACCAGGTCTACGCCGTGAACGTGAAGGCCCCCTTCTTCCTGACCGCGGCCGTCGCCCCGGCCATGGTGGAGGCCGGCGGCGGCGTGATCATCAACCTCGGTTCCTGGATCGCGCGGCTGGGCATCCCCAGCGCCCTCTACAGCTCCACCAAGGGAGCCGTGGAGACGCTGACCCGGGCCTGGGCCGCGGAGTTCGGGCCGCAGGGCGTACGCGTGAACGCGATCTCCCCGGGCGTGGTGCTGACGCCGGTGCCAGGCGAGAGCCACCCGGCCGAGATCATGATGAAGGGCACCCCCGCAGGCCGGATGGGCACCCCGGACGAGGTCGCGAAGGCCGCGGTGTACCTGGCCGGCGACGACTCCTCGTTCGTGCACGGCATCGTGCTCGACGTCGACGGCGGCCGCACCACCGCGGCGGTCATCGCCAACTGA
- a CDS encoding TetR/AcrR family transcriptional regulator produces the protein MNRGMTAKGMATRHRIVVAAALLIREKGAGETTLDDVRAATSTSKSQLFHYFPDGRIDMLVAVARHEADQVLEAQRPYLDDLTTWESWQAWCGAVLRHYGELGRRCPLGSLTFELGKSSSEARTVVSDLFAMWEAALLRGTGSLLPDRGMAVGCARSVLAAVQGGVVLLRMTDRIDYLEAALAAAIEPMRPAAPTS, from the coding sequence ATGAACCGAGGTATGACCGCCAAGGGCATGGCCACACGGCACCGCATCGTGGTTGCGGCCGCTCTGCTGATCCGGGAGAAGGGTGCGGGGGAGACGACCCTGGACGACGTGCGGGCGGCGACGTCGACGAGCAAGAGCCAGCTCTTCCACTACTTCCCGGACGGCCGGATCGACATGCTCGTGGCCGTGGCCCGGCACGAGGCCGACCAGGTGCTGGAGGCGCAGCGGCCCTATCTGGACGACCTGACGACCTGGGAGTCCTGGCAGGCGTGGTGCGGGGCGGTACTGCGCCACTACGGCGAGTTGGGCCGGCGCTGCCCGCTGGGGAGCCTCACCTTCGAGCTCGGCAAATCCTCCTCCGAGGCGCGAACCGTGGTCTCGGATCTGTTCGCCATGTGGGAAGCGGCTCTGCTGCGCGGCACGGGGTCGCTGCTTCCCGACCGCGGGATGGCGGTCGGCTGCGCGAGGAGTGTTCTGGCGGCCGTTCAGGGGGGTGTGGTGCTCCTGCGGATGACGGACCGCATCGACTATCTGGAGGCCGCCCTCGCGGCCGCGATCGAGCCGATGAGGCCCGCGGCGCCGACTTCCTGA
- a CDS encoding NADP-dependent oxidoreductase, with protein MRVITQQTLGGPEVLSVVEVPEPRPLPTEVLVRVRAIGLNPLEARLRAGEFPLIGRPPFVLGWDISGVVEQAPQTWRFRPGDEVFGMPLFPRAANAYAEAVAAPALHLTRKPASLSHVEASALPVVGLTAWQGLVDLGGVSEGDRVLVHGGGGGVGHVAIQIAKARGAYVIATAGASKRAFVEGFGADEVIDYAAVDFTDAVRDIDVVLDTIGGDTAERSLEVLRTGGHLVTAVAEEDTKLIARYEAAGMRFSGIAVDPDPVALRGLVELVERGMLRVHVQETFPFERVADAHRLLDAGHLQGKLVLTV; from the coding sequence ATGAGAGTCATCACCCAGCAGACGCTCGGCGGTCCCGAGGTGCTCAGCGTCGTGGAGGTGCCCGAGCCCCGGCCCCTGCCGACCGAGGTTCTCGTCCGCGTCAGGGCGATCGGGCTGAACCCGCTGGAGGCGCGGCTGCGCGCCGGCGAGTTCCCGCTGATCGGCCGGCCGCCGTTCGTCCTCGGCTGGGACATCAGCGGCGTGGTCGAACAGGCGCCGCAGACATGGCGGTTCAGGCCCGGCGACGAGGTGTTCGGGATGCCGCTGTTCCCTCGGGCGGCGAACGCGTACGCCGAGGCCGTGGCGGCACCGGCGCTGCACCTGACCCGCAAGCCGGCGTCCCTCTCGCACGTCGAGGCGTCGGCGCTGCCGGTCGTCGGGCTGACGGCGTGGCAGGGCCTCGTCGACCTCGGCGGCGTGAGCGAGGGCGACCGCGTCCTGGTCCACGGCGGTGGCGGCGGGGTCGGCCATGTCGCGATCCAGATCGCGAAAGCGCGCGGTGCGTACGTCATCGCGACCGCCGGCGCGAGCAAGCGGGCGTTCGTCGAGGGGTTCGGCGCCGACGAGGTGATCGACTACGCGGCGGTCGACTTCACCGACGCCGTCCGCGACATCGACGTCGTGCTCGACACGATCGGCGGCGACACCGCCGAGCGGTCGCTCGAAGTGCTGCGCACGGGTGGTCACTTGGTGACGGCGGTCGCCGAGGAGGACACGAAGCTGATCGCCAGGTACGAGGCAGCCGGTATGCGTTTCAGCGGCATCGCGGTCGACCCCGATCCGGTCGCCCTGCGGGGACTCGTCGAACTCGTCGAACGGGGGATGCTCCGGGTCCACGTACAGGAGACGTTCCCGTTCGAGCGCGTCGCCGACGCACACCGGCTGCTCGACGCCGGTCACCTCCAGGGCAAGCTCGTCCTCACCGTGTGA